One stretch of Glycine soja cultivar W05 chromosome 7, ASM419377v2, whole genome shotgun sequence DNA includes these proteins:
- the LOC114418114 gene encoding MAPK kinase substrate protein At1g80180-like, whose product MAGLQRSEVSFRRQGSSGLVWDDKLLSGELNKNEDPKGAHGGDLNLNLNVRTTPPIQRSRSNGGYRTGKVSPAIEPPSPKLSACGFCSAFGKTGEKGRRAKPRAKHRSR is encoded by the coding sequence ATGGCTGGTTTGCAAAGATCTGAGGTGTCTTTCAGGAGACAGGGTTCATCAGGGCTTGTTTGGGACGACAAGTTATTATCAGGGGAATTGAACAAGAACGAAGACCCAAAGGGTGCTCATGGTGGTGACCTTAACCTTAACCTTAACGTTAGAACAACACCACCCATCCAGAGAAGTCGCTCCAACGGCGGCTACCGCACCGGAAAAGTCTCGCCGGCGATCGAGCCTCCCTCTCCCAAGCTCTCTGCTTGCGGCTTCTGCAGCGCCTTCGGAAAAACAGGGGAAAAGGGTCGTCGCGCAAAGCCCCGTGCAAAGCATCGATCAAGGTAG
- the LOC114418115 gene encoding F-box only protein 6-like: protein MSIWSNLPFDILANIFSFLSPDSLARARSVCKNWHTCSKAYRIATTTTTSWFLALPIRNHGPHCYAHNPVIDKWHQLSLPIPSIRPIAPIGSLLLSRVTNSTTLQLGLCNPFTREFRHLPRLHVARTNPAVGVVTISESSNPNHNVRFPSFRVYVAGGMSEAAQGGGATYETKVEMYDSRFDTWRIVGSTPVEFAVRLTVWTPNENVCIGETLYWVTSARAYSVMGFDVGRNTWSELGVPMAEKLEFATLVPRNGALGLVGGTCSGTACIWELNEGDKWCLVDKVPLELGLRLLGGKSVKCVGNEDAICLYRDLGYGMVLCKKVVGEIMGRWEWVWVDGCGYTKGKQVYNCPIRGALVHPSLASSSLIF from the coding sequence ATGTCTATATGGAGCAACCTTCCCTTCGATATCTTAGCCAACATCTTCTCGTTTCTCTCCCCAGACTCGTTAGCTAGAGCAAGATCAGTTTGCAAGAATTGGCACACATGTTCCAAGGCTTATCGTATAGCCACAACAACCACCACCTCATGGTTCTTGGCTCTTCCAATTCGCAACCATGGACCACATTGCTATGCTCATAATCCAGTGATAGATAAATGGCACCAACTCTCCTTACCAATCCCATCAATTCGACCAATTGCTCCAATTGGGAGCCTCCTCCTCTCAAGGGTCACCAATTCCACAACCCTCCAATTGGGTCTTTGCAACCCCTTCACTAGAGAGTTTAGGCACCTTCCCCGATTGCATGTTGCAAGGACCAACCCTGCCGTTGGAGTTGTTACAATCTCGGAGTCATCAAATCCAAACCATAATGTTCGGTTTCCTTCCTTTAGAGTCTACGTGGCTGGTGGCATGTCCGAGGCAGCACAAGGTGGCGGCGCCACGTATGAAACCAAAGTGGAGATGTATGACTCGCGGTTTGACACGTGGCGGATTGTGGGGTCCACGCCTGTCGAGTTTGCCGTTAGGCTCACCGTGTGGACACCCAATGAGAATGTGTGCATTGGGGAAACGTTGTACTGGGTAACCTCGGCTAGAGCCTACAGTGTCATGGGATTTGATGTTGGTAGAAATACATGGAGTGAGTTGGGTGTGCCTATGGCTGAGAAGCTGGAATTTGCCACGCTTGTTCCGCGGAATGGGGCATTGGGATTGGTTGGTGGCACGTGTAGTGGGACTGCTTGCATTTGGGAGCTGAATGAAGGGGACAAATGGTGCTTAGTGGATAAGGTGCCACTTGAATTGGGGTTGAGATTGTTGGGAGGGAAGAGTGTTAAGTGTGTGGGGAATGAGGATGCTATTTGTTTGTATAGGGATCTTGGATATGGGATGGTGCTTTGCAAGAAGGTAGTAGGGGAAATAATGGGTAGGTGGGAATGGGTTTGGGTTGATGGGTGTGGTTACACCAAGGGGAAACAAGTATACAATTGTCCAATTAGAGGGGCTCTTGTTCATCCAAGTCTTGCGTCCTCCTCTCTTATATTTTAA